In Paenibacillus hexagrammi, the following are encoded in one genomic region:
- a CDS encoding cysteine desulfurase family protein, which produces MNPIYLDHAATTPVHPEVLQAMLPFYQELYGNPSSTHSFGRAARTALNRFRDSMAGALGCLPAQLVFTSGGTESNNMAIFGLLNAQLDGKKHIITTQIEHHAVLHPYERLESLGYEVTYLPVGPTGLIQLEELEASIRPDTALISVMYVNNEVGTVQPIEQIGQLARGRQIPFHVDAVQALGKLTIDLGALPVDLMSFSAHKIYGPKGVGALYIGKNVMLTPHTLGGSQERKRRSGTENMAAIAGMSKAVELILPQLQDIGQHAWELRSLMISRLEQQLGTEGFTINGSLEQSIPHILNISFPGISTETLLMNLDLEGIAAASGSACTSGSLEISHVLQAMHLPENVTNSAVRFSFGMGNSKEQIEIAAHKIATIVGRLRTR; this is translated from the coding sequence ATGAATCCAATTTATCTTGATCACGCTGCAACAACTCCTGTCCATCCTGAAGTGCTTCAGGCGATGCTGCCTTTTTATCAGGAGCTCTACGGAAATCCTTCCAGCACGCACAGCTTTGGGAGGGCAGCAAGGACTGCTTTAAACCGCTTTCGAGATTCGATGGCAGGGGCGCTTGGCTGTCTTCCGGCTCAGCTTGTATTCACGAGCGGGGGTACGGAGAGCAACAATATGGCGATATTCGGTTTATTGAATGCTCAATTAGACGGCAAGAAGCATATCATTACAACTCAGATCGAGCACCATGCTGTGCTGCATCCTTATGAACGGCTGGAGAGCTTGGGCTACGAGGTGACATACCTGCCAGTAGGTCCGACCGGTCTTATTCAATTGGAGGAGCTGGAAGCGTCTATACGTCCGGATACGGCTTTGATCAGCGTTATGTACGTGAATAACGAAGTTGGAACCGTTCAGCCCATTGAACAAATCGGACAGCTGGCAAGGGGCCGCCAAATTCCCTTTCATGTCGATGCCGTGCAGGCTCTGGGAAAGCTGACCATTGATCTAGGCGCACTGCCTGTTGATCTGATGAGCTTCTCTGCTCACAAGATCTATGGTCCCAAGGGCGTCGGGGCTTTGTATATAGGCAAGAACGTGATGCTTACTCCGCATACGCTCGGGGGCTCGCAGGAAAGAAAGAGAAGGTCCGGAACCGAGAATATGGCTGCAATTGCCGGTATGTCCAAAGCTGTTGAGCTTATCCTTCCACAGCTTCAGGACATCGGGCAGCATGCTTGGGAGCTCCGCTCCCTCATGATCAGCCGATTGGAGCAGCAGCTCGGAACCGAGGGCTTTACTATAAACGGTAGTTTGGAACAGTCCATCCCGCACATTCTTAACATCAGCTTCCCTGGTATCAGCACAGAAACGTTATTGATGAATTTAGATCTCGAAGGTATAGCTGCAGCGAGCGGCTCCGCATGTACTTCAGGATCCTTGGAAATATCTCATGTCTTACAAGCCATGCACTTGCCAGAAAATGTAACGAACTCCGCTGTTCGATTTAGCTTTGGAATGGGGAATTCTAAAGAGCAAATCGAAATAGCCGCGCACAAAATTGCAACCATCGTGGGGCGATTGCGTACTAGATAG
- a CDS encoding tRNA threonylcarbamoyladenosine dehydratase, which translates to MLHQFSRTELAIGPEGLEVMKNSTVAVLGIGGVGSIAAEALARTGVGRIILIDKDVVDITNINRQIHALTTTVGQPKADLMRDRIKLINPECDAISLRMFYTEETYEKLFEYDLDYVLDASDTISYKIHLIKQCLQRKIPMVSSMGAANKMDPSQFRVADISKTTMDPIARVIRHKLRKEGIKKGVKVVFSTEEPMKPREDVTQQIVPENAPEIRKAQMPPASNAFVPPVAGLIMVSVAVKELLERAEQRAKKSE; encoded by the coding sequence ATGCTGCATCAATTTTCCCGTACGGAGCTGGCAATTGGTCCCGAGGGACTGGAAGTTATGAAGAACAGTACGGTAGCGGTACTCGGTATCGGAGGAGTCGGCTCCATCGCAGCTGAAGCATTGGCCCGTACCGGAGTGGGACGCATCATCCTGATCGATAAGGACGTAGTGGACATTACGAACATTAATCGTCAGATCCATGCGCTGACGACCACTGTTGGACAGCCTAAAGCCGATCTAATGAGAGATCGGATTAAGTTGATCAACCCGGAGTGCGATGCGATCTCGCTGCGCATGTTTTACACGGAAGAGACGTATGAGAAACTGTTTGAATACGATCTTGACTATGTTTTGGACGCAAGCGATACAATTAGCTACAAGATCCATTTGATCAAACAATGCTTGCAGAGAAAGATTCCGATGGTGTCCAGTATGGGTGCTGCTAACAAAATGGACCCTTCTCAATTCCGTGTAGCGGATATTTCGAAGACGACGATGGATCCGATTGCACGCGTTATCAGGCACAAGCTTCGCAAGGAAGGCATCAAAAAAGGGGTAAAGGTTGTATTCTCTACCGAGGAGCCGATGAAGCCGCGTGAGGACGTCACTCAGCAGATCGTGCCCGAGAACGCTCCTGAAATCCGCAAAGCTCAGATGCCTCCGGCAAGTAATGCGTTTGTACCGCCTGTAGCGGGTTTAATCATGGTTAGCGTTGCCGTTAAGGAGCTGCTCGAGAGAGCTGAGCAAAGAGCGAAGAAAAGCGAGTAA
- a CDS encoding replication-associated recombination protein A, which translates to MDLFTYASQQDPGGKLLADRMRPTTLDEYIGQEHIVGRGKLLRRAIEADQVSSILLYGPPGTGKTTLANIIANRTQGEFIKLNAVDASVKDVREVIEQAKSNKALYGRKTTLFLDEVHRFNTSRQDALLPAVEQGILIFIGATTENPFHHVNGALLSRSTLFQLEALTAEHALIAMRRALADPVKGLGFMRLRVDEEALEHIARMAVGDIRRSLNALELAALTTSPEPDGTVQITLEVAEESIRRPIVKADESTQYDVLSAFHKSVRGSSDAALFWFLYAVEKLGMDPMTFLRRLIVACSEDIGLANPQAMIQAVTAMDAYHKIGWPESKYVISQAIIFAVESPKSNSIPIAIERAMHLMEHVKSADVPLHLRDTHYKGAEKLGHKGYMYPHDYPGHFVQQQYLPDAIKNEIIFIASEQGTEEKMKANQQKRRGRQTGDSR; encoded by the coding sequence ATGGATTTGTTTACTTATGCGAGCCAGCAGGATCCTGGCGGCAAATTGTTAGCGGATCGTATGCGTCCGACTACCTTGGATGAATATATCGGTCAAGAGCATATTGTTGGCCGCGGAAAACTACTTCGGCGAGCCATTGAGGCGGATCAGGTCAGCTCCATTTTGCTGTACGGACCTCCTGGAACAGGGAAGACGACGCTGGCGAACATCATCGCCAACCGGACGCAAGGCGAATTCATCAAGTTAAATGCGGTTGATGCTTCAGTCAAAGATGTACGCGAAGTCATTGAGCAGGCCAAATCGAATAAAGCGCTATACGGCCGCAAGACGACGCTGTTTCTCGACGAGGTGCACCGCTTTAACACCTCGCGTCAGGATGCGCTGCTGCCCGCCGTGGAGCAGGGCATCCTCATCTTCATCGGGGCGACGACCGAGAACCCGTTTCACCATGTGAACGGGGCCTTGCTGTCGCGCTCGACGCTGTTTCAGCTCGAGGCCCTCACGGCGGAGCATGCGCTCATCGCCATGAGAAGAGCGCTGGCCGACCCCGTGAAGGGGCTCGGCTTTATGCGCCTCCGCGTGGACGAGGAGGCGCTGGAGCACATCGCGCGGATGGCCGTCGGCGACATCCGCCGCTCGCTGAACGCGCTGGAGCTGGCAGCGCTGACGACCTCGCCTGAACCGGACGGCACGGTTCAGATTACGCTAGAGGTGGCGGAGGAATCCATCCGCCGCCCGATCGTGAAAGCGGACGAGTCTACGCAGTATGACGTGCTGTCCGCTTTTCACAAAAGCGTACGCGGCTCCAGCGACGCCGCGCTGTTCTGGTTCCTCTATGCCGTCGAGAAGCTCGGCATGGATCCTATGACGTTCCTGAGGCGTCTGATAGTCGCCTGCAGCGAAGATATCGGCCTGGCTAATCCCCAGGCGATGATTCAGGCCGTCACCGCGATGGACGCCTACCATAAGATTGGCTGGCCAGAGTCTAAATATGTCATTTCCCAGGCAATTATTTTCGCTGTGGAGAGTCCCAAGTCGAATTCGATTCCCATTGCAATCGAGCGAGCTATGCACCTTATGGAACACGTCAAGTCCGCTGACGTTCCGCTGCATCTTCGGGATACTCACTACAAAGGGGCAGAAAAGCTAGGGCATAAAGGGTATATGTATCCTCATGATTATCCCGGTCATTTCGTACAACAGCAATATTTGCCCGATGCCATCAAGAATGAAATCATCTTTATCGCGAGTGAGCAAGGCACCGAAGAGAAGATGAAAGCCAACCAGCAAAAGCGAAGAGGAAGACAGACAGGAGACAGTCGATAA
- the mnmA gene encoding tRNA 2-thiouridine(34) synthase MnmA: MSRKRVILGMSGGVDSSVAALLLKEQGHEVIGIFMKNWDDTDEFGHCTAEEDAEDVRRVCDQLDIPFYTVNFEKQYYDKVFAYFLDEYRKGRTPNPDVMCNREIKFGELLQKVLDLGGDYIATGHYARVEERDGEFVLLRGNDSNKDQTYFLNMLNQEQLSKAMFPIGHLPKPEVRKIAEAAGLATAKKKDSTGICFIGERDFKTFLSQYLPAKPGDMRDIRTGEVKGRHDGLMYYTLGQRQGLGIGGSGTGEPWFVVDKDLEKNVLLVVQGEQYSGLYSHGLTATDLNWISPKKPDGTVSCTAKFRYRQPDQSVKLTIGEGGTCEVVFDKPQKAVTPGQSVVFYDGDVCLGGGIIDKVHK, from the coding sequence ATGAGTAGAAAACGAGTTATTCTTGGCATGTCGGGAGGCGTCGATTCCTCGGTCGCAGCACTGCTGCTCAAGGAGCAAGGACATGAAGTAATCGGGATCTTTATGAAAAATTGGGATGATACCGACGAATTCGGTCATTGTACAGCGGAAGAAGATGCGGAGGATGTCAGACGGGTGTGCGACCAGCTCGATATCCCTTTCTATACAGTGAATTTCGAAAAGCAGTATTACGATAAAGTGTTTGCTTATTTCTTGGACGAGTACCGTAAAGGTCGAACTCCTAATCCGGACGTCATGTGTAATCGGGAAATCAAATTCGGCGAGCTCCTTCAAAAGGTGCTTGATCTGGGCGGAGATTACATTGCAACTGGGCACTATGCCCGCGTCGAAGAACGTGACGGTGAATTTGTGCTGCTGCGCGGGAACGACTCCAATAAAGATCAAACCTACTTCCTGAACATGCTCAATCAAGAGCAGCTGTCCAAGGCTATGTTCCCTATCGGTCATCTGCCAAAGCCTGAAGTTCGGAAAATCGCAGAAGCAGCCGGGCTGGCAACAGCCAAAAAGAAGGACAGCACGGGGATTTGTTTCATCGGCGAAAGAGATTTCAAGACTTTCCTCAGTCAATATCTGCCGGCCAAACCGGGAGATATGCGAGATATTCGCACTGGCGAGGTTAAAGGGCGCCATGACGGCCTGATGTACTACACCCTAGGTCAAAGGCAGGGTCTAGGCATAGGCGGCTCCGGTACGGGCGAGCCATGGTTCGTCGTGGACAAGGACCTGGAGAAAAATGTGCTGCTTGTCGTTCAGGGGGAGCAGTATTCCGGGCTTTACTCTCATGGGCTAACAGCTACAGATCTGAACTGGATCAGTCCCAAGAAACCGGACGGCACCGTCTCGTGTACGGCCAAATTCCGCTACCGCCAGCCCGATCAGAGCGTGAAGCTGACCATAGGCGAAGGCGGGACCTGCGAGGTCGTGTTCGACAAGCCGCAAAAGGCAGTAACACCCGGACAATCCGTCGTATTCTATGACGGGGATGTGTGCTTGGGCGGAGGCATTATCGACAAGGTTCACAAGTAA
- a CDS encoding AI-2E family transporter codes for MGRFYHNKWFATLVYILLGLAVIYMLLLIKPLLLHVWQFLKAIITPFFIAMILSYLLNPVVNMLNQRKVPRTIAVLLIYGVFITSMTVIIMNVTPMFMNQLDELNEHMPQMAMRAQSLVDGFNQNQMLPDSVRTGFNHSLTKLENSISMAISNYVNQIGNTINMLFVVFIVPFVAFYIMKDIQLLEKTALTIVPKDRRKVTVKLLLDIDTALGNYVRGQLLVCLIVGVLAYIGYWAIGMPYPLLLASVVAVFNIIPYLGPFFGAAPAILMASTVSLKMMLFVVLVNLAVQVLEGNVISPQVVGRSLHMHPLFIIFALMVGGEVAGIVGLILAVPFFAVMKVIIQHVVLHYVRRPTI; via the coding sequence ATGGGACGTTTTTACCATAATAAATGGTTTGCAACGCTTGTTTACATACTGTTAGGACTTGCAGTGATCTACATGCTTCTATTAATCAAGCCGCTTCTGCTTCATGTATGGCAATTTCTGAAGGCGATCATAACGCCGTTCTTTATTGCAATGATCTTGTCCTATTTGCTCAACCCGGTAGTGAATATGCTGAATCAGCGCAAAGTGCCTCGAACGATTGCTGTGCTGCTGATTTACGGAGTCTTTATTACCTCGATGACCGTCATTATTATGAATGTGACTCCGATGTTTATGAACCAGCTCGATGAACTCAATGAACATATGCCGCAGATGGCCATGAGGGCGCAATCGCTCGTCGATGGCTTTAATCAGAATCAAATGCTGCCGGATAGCGTGCGGACAGGCTTTAATCATTCGTTAACGAAGCTGGAAAACAGTATTTCCATGGCGATTTCCAACTATGTGAATCAGATCGGCAATACGATTAATATGCTGTTTGTCGTGTTTATCGTGCCATTCGTCGCTTTTTATATCATGAAAGATATTCAACTGCTCGAGAAGACCGCGCTGACCATTGTACCAAAGGACCGCCGAAAGGTGACGGTTAAGCTGCTGCTTGATATTGATACGGCTCTTGGCAATTATGTGCGGGGGCAGCTGCTGGTTTGCCTCATCGTAGGGGTGCTTGCTTACATTGGATACTGGGCCATAGGTATGCCGTATCCCCTGTTATTAGCGAGTGTAGTAGCTGTATTTAACATCATCCCTTATCTGGGACCGTTCTTTGGCGCGGCGCCTGCCATTCTGATGGCTTCAACCGTATCTTTGAAAATGATGCTGTTCGTTGTTTTAGTGAACCTCGCCGTTCAGGTGCTGGAGGGCAATGTGATTTCTCCTCAGGTTGTAGGGAGATCTTTGCATATGCATCCATTGTTTATCATCTTTGCTTTGATGGTAGGGGGCGAAGTGGCGGGCATTGTCGGATTGATCCTGGCGGTTCCGTTCTTCGCTGTTATGAAGGTAATCATCCAGCATGTCGTGCTGCATTACGTTCGCAGACCGACTATATAG
- the cymR gene encoding cysteine metabolism transcriptional regulator CymR, whose amino-acid sequence MKISTKGRYGLTIMMELSHRYGEGPTSLKSIAEKHQLSEHYLEQLVAPLRNAGLVKSIRGAYGGYILSKTPDQITSGEVIRVLEGPISPVDFTEEDDPAKRDLWIRIRDSIAEVLDSTTLSHLISFQDKGVNDNYMFYI is encoded by the coding sequence TTGAAAATATCCACGAAAGGCCGTTATGGCCTCACGATCATGATGGAGCTGTCTCATCGATATGGAGAAGGGCCGACATCGCTTAAAAGTATTGCCGAGAAGCACCAGCTTTCGGAGCATTACTTGGAGCAGCTGGTAGCCCCGCTGAGAAATGCCGGTCTGGTCAAAAGTATTCGAGGAGCCTACGGCGGTTACATTCTGTCCAAGACCCCGGACCAAATTACTTCCGGTGAGGTCATTCGTGTTCTTGAAGGGCCGATCAGTCCGGTCGATTTCACGGAGGAAGACGATCCGGCCAAGCGTGATTTGTGGATTCGCATTCGAGATAGTATTGCAGAAGTGCTTGACTCAACAACGCTCTCACATCTGATTTCTTTTCAGGACAAAGGCGTAAACGATAATTATATGTTCTACATCTAA
- a CDS encoding AlkZ-related protein → MISSSVMKAATYEEAIPLLKQIGILPLSSFIPEHPSLEAITEPSQWHNGLETDPWLWRDRFAGDGIAAYGRFFAKKPVLISAEWFPLVKNLLEEPYTVEERYQDGLIPKAAVDIYQAVADDEGIDARLLRAKAGLKAKESKGDFDRALIELQSKTDLVIAGTTDRLNQNGVKSGWNSSCYMTAAHWMELHKLEKNVLPTPEAKSAFRALLREHCSEAAQAYFYKIFRL, encoded by the coding sequence ATGATATCCAGCTCAGTCATGAAAGCAGCAACCTATGAAGAAGCCATTCCTTTGCTCAAGCAAATCGGTATTCTTCCTCTCTCCTCCTTCATACCGGAGCATCCTTCTTTGGAAGCCATTACGGAGCCATCCCAGTGGCATAACGGCTTGGAGACGGACCCTTGGCTGTGGAGAGATCGGTTTGCCGGAGATGGTATTGCTGCCTATGGACGATTTTTTGCCAAAAAGCCTGTACTCATATCTGCAGAATGGTTTCCATTGGTCAAAAACCTGCTTGAAGAGCCCTATACCGTGGAAGAACGCTACCAGGACGGACTAATTCCTAAAGCGGCTGTCGATATTTATCAGGCTGTAGCTGATGATGAAGGCATTGATGCTAGGCTGTTACGGGCAAAAGCCGGGTTGAAAGCCAAGGAGTCCAAGGGGGATTTCGATCGGGCACTCATTGAACTCCAAAGTAAAACCGATCTTGTCATTGCCGGAACAACCGACCGGTTAAACCAAAATGGCGTCAAGAGCGGCTGGAACAGCTCCTGCTATATGACAGCTGCCCATTGGATGGAGCTCCACAAGCTGGAAAAGAACGTGCTTCCTACACCTGAAGCCAAATCTGCTTTCAGAGCTTTGCTTCGTGAGCACTGTTCCGAAGCTGCACAAGCTTATTTTTATAAGATATTCAGGCTTTAG
- the ltrA gene encoding group II intron reverse transcriptase/maturase, producing the protein MKPKRRYYSLIDKIYQMDNLNEAWLAVKKNQGSGGIDGVSIGMFEKNIGINLKEIQRLLQQDRYKPDPVRRHFIEKENGKLRPLGIPTIRDRVCQQAVRQIIEPIFEQDFYYYSFGFRPGYSAHQAINTIRRAKRGGYDYVVDLDIISFFDEIPHELLMEKVRERITDGKVLTLIRGWLTAGVMEDDQFHETLVGSPQGGVISPLLANLYLNHFDWSMKEKGFAVVRYADDAVILCKTKERAEEAYQTAKTILEGELQLRMHPEKTKVVQFDEGFRFLGFDFWKEYLILPDAKVKKYKEKVHKITRRQQGNNLNEMMKKLNEVSRGFGNYFGIGNVKKKFQRLDEWTRMRVRAFMRKKKSTVSNRLIPNKVLEEAGMVFLTNLLTTRF; encoded by the coding sequence ATGAAACCGAAACGACGATACTACTCCCTGATCGACAAAATATATCAAATGGACAATCTGAATGAAGCCTGGCTGGCAGTAAAGAAGAATCAAGGAAGTGGCGGAATTGATGGGGTAAGCATTGGTATGTTCGAGAAGAACATAGGCATCAACCTAAAGGAAATCCAAAGGCTACTGCAACAAGATCGGTACAAACCCGACCCTGTCAGGCGACATTTCATCGAGAAGGAAAACGGGAAGTTAAGACCGTTAGGCATTCCCACAATCCGAGATCGCGTATGCCAGCAGGCTGTACGTCAAATCATCGAGCCGATCTTTGAGCAAGACTTCTACTACTACAGCTTTGGCTTCCGACCTGGATACTCTGCGCATCAAGCAATAAACACGATTCGACGAGCAAAGCGCGGCGGATACGACTATGTGGTAGACCTCGACATTATATCCTTTTTCGATGAAATTCCGCATGAACTGCTGATGGAAAAGGTTCGTGAACGAATAACCGACGGTAAAGTGCTGACGCTCATTCGCGGATGGCTCACCGCAGGAGTCATGGAAGATGATCAGTTCCATGAAACGTTAGTCGGGTCCCCACAAGGCGGGGTCATCAGTCCATTACTTGCGAATCTATATCTGAATCATTTCGACTGGAGTATGAAGGAGAAGGGGTTTGCTGTGGTCAGATATGCAGATGATGCAGTTATTCTTTGCAAAACAAAGGAGCGAGCAGAAGAAGCATACCAAACGGCAAAAACCATCTTAGAAGGGGAACTTCAGCTGAGAATGCATCCAGAGAAAACGAAAGTGGTGCAATTCGATGAAGGATTCCGTTTTCTAGGATTTGACTTCTGGAAAGAATATCTCATCTTGCCGGACGCAAAAGTGAAGAAGTACAAAGAGAAAGTCCACAAGATCACCCGAAGGCAGCAAGGTAACAACCTTAACGAAATGATGAAGAAGCTAAATGAAGTGTCACGCGGGTTTGGTAACTATTTTGGGATTGGGAACGTAAAGAAAAAGTTTCAACGCCTAGACGAATGGACACGCATGAGAGTGCGAGCTTTTATGCGGAAAAAGAAGTCTACGGTTTCAAACCGGCTTATTCCAAACAAAGTATTGGAAGAAGCAGGGATGGTATTTCTAACAAACTTACTCACCACACGTTTCTAA
- a CDS encoding DUF3889 domain-containing protein has product MNGFSLFLVGVTGSLGLLGDPDIEHLQLRECSAAADAPVQMTVHPTSTQNATATIPQPEDSDYEKWSRMAFKEAGKIYTLLDYKYLGKSYAAPGVYQQQFRFWIKKNKHEFPLIVTIRYNSVTEKVYTIQMEEQKGACGIHESPPPSSIC; this is encoded by the coding sequence ATGAACGGTTTTTCTTTGTTCCTTGTGGGAGTTACTGGCAGCCTGGGTCTGCTTGGCGATCCGGATATAGAGCATCTGCAGCTGAGGGAGTGTTCTGCGGCTGCAGATGCTCCTGTGCAAATGACAGTTCATCCTACTAGCACACAAAACGCTACAGCGACTATTCCCCAACCAGAAGATTCCGATTACGAGAAATGGAGCCGGATGGCTTTTAAAGAAGCCGGTAAGATTTATACACTTCTGGATTATAAGTATTTAGGAAAATCCTACGCGGCGCCCGGCGTCTACCAACAGCAGTTCCGGTTCTGGATCAAGAAGAACAAGCACGAATTCCCGCTGATTGTAACGATTCGATATAATTCTGTGACAGAGAAGGTTTATACCATTCAAATGGAAGAGCAAAAAGGAGCCTGCGGTATTCATGAGTCACCGCCTCCCTCTTCTATTTGTTGA
- a CDS encoding PRC-barrel domain-containing protein → MRKARDLIGLPVITVESGKQVGQVKDLCIDSNWNIKGIFLEAKSWFSSIKWIEWNQIIATGEDAVTIPNESVIAEYSHDAGWIALIDGSRKITGLPMITVGGHQLGMVEDVYLGEDWGKQIVGYELSEGFISDLKEGRKWLPMPETATRGEDAVIVPTHCAAEVEELFVSKEE, encoded by the coding sequence TTGCGCAAAGCGCGAGATCTTATCGGGCTGCCGGTGATCACAGTTGAATCAGGGAAACAGGTTGGCCAGGTAAAAGACTTGTGTATAGACTCAAATTGGAACATAAAGGGGATTTTTCTTGAAGCGAAGTCATGGTTTTCCTCGATCAAATGGATTGAGTGGAATCAGATAATCGCCACAGGAGAAGATGCCGTTACCATACCGAACGAAAGCGTCATTGCTGAGTACAGCCATGATGCCGGATGGATCGCTTTGATCGATGGGAGCCGGAAAATAACGGGGCTTCCGATGATTACGGTGGGAGGCCACCAATTAGGAATGGTAGAAGATGTTTATTTGGGCGAAGATTGGGGTAAACAAATAGTAGGTTATGAATTGTCCGAAGGTTTCATTTCCGACCTCAAAGAAGGGCGCAAATGGCTTCCTATGCCGGAGACGGCAACTAGAGGGGAAGATGCGGTTATTGTGCCGACCCACTGCGCCGCGGAAGTAGAAGAACTCTTCGTATCCAAAGAAGAATAG
- a CDS encoding S-layer homology domain-containing protein yields the protein MKNLMKRIWIVGMSAAIYALNMHPVLAEDISFRDIPTDFWGFSSIRWAVESKIVEGYSDDTFRPDQPVTGTEFIAMLIRCYQADSVKQEAAGSSDWSDAYVTYWSRLGWGVADQHPLSRGQAAIFAVNAAGKNYVMNDAIQYVLDHHIAEGKTSHSIDGFLQEDLLTRAEAVTFIQKLKESNMSLASKVVVPTITYTIKNMLTVELPASWEGKYEVESAISEDTAETFDFFNKDNREYGGLLFTIKIWPKERWEANEDLTGIVKISKIGEFGDQAVTISFPSDVNFSLDDANLKQQYQDMYEDIKNQNVIITILQP from the coding sequence ATGAAAAACCTTATGAAGAGGATTTGGATAGTTGGGATGTCCGCTGCGATCTACGCTCTAAACATGCATCCTGTCTTAGCTGAGGATATTTCTTTCCGAGATATTCCAACAGACTTTTGGGGATTTAGCAGTATACGTTGGGCTGTGGAGTCTAAAATCGTTGAAGGCTATTCCGACGACACGTTTAGACCCGATCAGCCTGTCACTGGTACAGAATTTATTGCTATGCTCATACGATGTTATCAAGCTGATAGTGTTAAACAAGAAGCTGCTGGTTCTTCCGATTGGTCGGATGCCTATGTAACTTATTGGTCTCGGCTTGGGTGGGGGGTGGCCGATCAACATCCATTATCGAGAGGGCAGGCAGCAATCTTTGCGGTTAATGCTGCAGGAAAGAATTATGTAATGAACGATGCCATCCAATATGTATTGGATCATCATATTGCTGAAGGGAAAACGTCTCATTCGATTGATGGTTTTCTGCAAGAGGATCTGTTAACTAGAGCGGAAGCTGTGACATTCATTCAGAAATTAAAGGAATCGAATATGAGCCTAGCTTCAAAAGTGGTAGTTCCGACGATTACCTATACAATCAAGAATATGCTTACGGTTGAATTACCGGCAAGCTGGGAAGGGAAATATGAGGTGGAAAGTGCCATTTCTGAAGATACGGCAGAAACCTTTGATTTTTTTAATAAGGATAATCGGGAATACGGAGGGTTACTGTTTACTATTAAAATTTGGCCCAAAGAGCGTTGGGAAGCCAATGAGGATCTTACAGGTATCGTGAAAATTTCAAAAATCGGCGAATTTGGAGATCAAGCAGTAACCATTAGCTTTCCATCGGATGTTAATTTTAGTCTGGACGATGCAAATCTGAAGCAGCAGTATCAAGACATGTATGAGGATATAAAGAATCAAAACGTTATCATTACAATTCTACAGCCGTGA